One Antennarius striatus isolate MH-2024 chromosome 9, ASM4005453v1, whole genome shotgun sequence genomic window, TCAGCTCCATACAGACTCCCAGTATTCCTCACCAGGTCCAGGGATCAAACCAAACCCACAGACCCTCGCACCCCAGCAGACGAGGCCCACAGGACTAAACTGGACACCACGTACTGACAACACAAGACCAAGACCTGTGACTCACAAGAACTCCTTCAGCACCGCGTTTGGAACAGAGCAGCAGGCGAGCCAGGAAGGACTTCACCTCAACACGGAGACATCGATGGGGAGGAGCAGGGCGGGGGCCTACAAGTCAGCAGGGTTTAGAGGAGCGACGGTTACACCACATCTGAATAAGACctgaaggaacacacacacaggagatgtCCAGGTTAATGAGAGTTTAGTCATCAGTGTTGTATCTACTCCATCATGTTAAAACAGACAAACCTCCATGAAGTCAGCTcagtttttatcttttatattCTAGTTTTTGGTCTCATCCAACCAATTTCTCCAAAATCCCTCCATAACTTTCAGACCTGAGAGACACGCCAGCAGAAACGTGGCGTCCTAATGCATTATGTCTATAACTGAGACAGGACTGATgtgtcaactttttttttttccacaaaaactTTCCATAGCCTTTTAAACACttagtacagtatatgtatgtttCTGTCTCTGACGTGTAGGAAATCTATTGCTCTCAACAGTttatctataaaataaaaaacagtattcagtattttttcatAACAAAAGCACCACATGCTGACTTTTTGGTAAGTTTCACTTTTTgctatttacaatttttttcattctttacatTTTAACATAGGTTAACATTTGTGTCATACCTTGTATaatgttttacaaatattttttataaattgttCATGTATACcgggtaacattttgaaatgtaaagtttgcttgttttttttttgcatattcgTACCTTTCGTAGACACAATTCTGCATTGGAGTTGACCTCCAAAGAGGGTTTGTTTCCTGACCTTATCGTTTCATGTTTTTACAGATATAGTTTAACCGTCAATATTTTGATATTCATTTCTGTGCTCCTATAAATGCTCTCTGGGATAATTCATCTCCTTTTAAATCTGGGAAGGTGGTAAAATTTCATTGTGAAGTGTAATTTAGAAAGCTGAACACTCGTAACAAGGGGAAGGACGGTCAGATGCCATTCACACCTGTACAGAATTGAAAAGGGTTTCTGAAAACAACTGCTGAGTTTGCGTTTCAATTCTCTTAGAATATATAGTCCAAATAAAGGGAAAACAAAAGCTTTAAGAGCAACAGTTCCGTAACAGAGGAATCAGGCTGTCATGAGgtgacaaaaagagaaaaaggaaagggaggaggtttatttttatttatttattttttcagataCGGTAATTTGCtttcatcacagacacacaagtggAAAAGACTGAGTTCTCTGCTCCTTGTACAATAACAAGGCACTggaacaaaaacagcaacactTTACTAGACTAGAATTTGTGGTCAGCTATTTTGACATGTTTGAcagtttctaaaaaaatacaggtacaCCATTATAAATACAAGACTTTAACATTTTAAGGCCAAGGCTGCACTTACATTACAGGAAGGTGctgcattacattacattacatttgacCTACTCCTTGGATCAGTGTAAACATTTAGTATTTCTAAGATTTTAGCATCACAGGTCAATATTTGACTTGCATTTCACACCACGTCTGGGGCAGGAGCCGACTTTAGCTTCCTGATGCTTGTCTTCCATTCTTTCTTCAGTCCCTTCTTGTCTGTTAACTCCTCTGTAAACACAGCTCTGCTGCATCAGGTCTGTCCAGCTGCAACTGGTGTCGAGGGTCCATCAGTCTGTAACACTCCAGTCAGTAAGATCTTCTCCCACCAGCGCTGCTTGAAGCTCTGCACACACAGACTGGCAATGCTCTCGCCATCCTGGTAGTCCTCCCTCATCTTGTCTGCGGTCAGGTCCTCTGACATCACCTGACACACAGCCGGGAGAGAAATGAAGCAATTTAAAGCCAGCTCCACACCTAGATATCCCCCAATTGTGACTGATCTCAGACAGACAACTGAAGACAGTCGGTGGTATTTAGTTACTGACATCAACAGAGGGCGCCCTCGAGCCAATAATCTACTCAGGGCTACTAAAAGTGCACTCAAACTAGCCAAAGTAGTCTCCATTCTCAATCCAGGAGCCTGTAGTCACCTCAGTCACCCCCTGCAGAGTTGTTTCTTTGGGGTTTAGCTGCTGTAATGCCTCTTCTGTCGCCTGTAGGGCGTTCTCACTGCGCTGCAGCACAAAGGAAGACTGCTGCTGCCGAAGGATCCTCAACAGGAGTCTGATGGCGACACAGGAGACATTCATTGTTAGGATTCCTTAAAGCGTTTCATTTATAAACAGTTAAAAATCAGCTGTGCAACAGATGACCTCGTCCTGATGAAACAGACGCACGCCTTCAGCCAGATTCTGTCCTTGTCAAGCACCGTGGATTCTTCCTGCTCTTCTTCACTCTCTCTGTATATCTGCTCCTccactgattcacacctccatGAGGAACACGATCCTAGTGACAGCAAAATCAGCAAACAACACGACGCAGTTTGCTTCCAataagacagaaacacacaaagtcaaCAGGTGAGCTGGGACAGAATGAAGTCCATCCTACCTGAGGTCCTGCTgttctccagcagctgcagacaCGTTTGTCCCAGATTGAACCAGTTCCAGGGGTTGAAGGGTAACAGGCTacacagctgctgcagagacGACATCTTGGATCCAACGCTTCCAAAACGCTGGTAGACGCTGACCTTCAGGgtagtttttaattaaataatgtcAGTACATTTCCACCACAGAATGACTAAGAACCACCAAtcatggaaatgtgtgtgtgtgtgtgtgtgtgtgtgtgtgtgtgtgtgtgtgtgtgtgtgtgtgtgtgtgtgtgtgtgtgcgtgttcaaGTTGTTCTCTGACCTTGAGCAGGAGGAGGCTGATCAGGTGAGAGCTGTTGGAGGTTTCTTTGCTCTGGAGAAAATTCACATATACCTTCATGAGGAGTGTCATCAGTGTCTAAGTCTAAACTGTGAGAATGATTCTTTACTGTCATttaagattcattcattcattcattcattcattcattcatcatcaactgTTTCAGGATTTGTGTTTTAAACAGATACTTTCTCATCTTTATTTCATACTGTTACACATGAGGATTACCAGTAAGTCCGTCAGCTCCAGCGCCCTGTCTCTGTGTCCCAGACTGGTGCAGCAGCGGACCATTCCCTCCAGGACATCTCTCCTGATGGCCAGATTGTTGTCAGCGATCCACTCCAGGCATCGGCTGTACGCGTCCAAGGCTTTCTTTACCGCCACGCCATTTGAGCAGAAACACAAGACTTTTTAACGCAACACAGCTCGTAGTGGACAGAGCTAGAGTTTTTGAACAAGATCATAGTAAAAGCTTATCAAGTCTGGAGTGGTTCAAATTAATACTATCAGGGAGAATattaaaacatccatccatcttggaGAAGAAACAATCGCAATCATGTCGTCTACAGCCTCCAATCCACCTGGAGGATCACGGTTGGATATGGTGCAAGAGGAGGGTGCActctggatgagacgccagctcttCTTGAGGGCCATACAAACGCAAACAATGAAAAACCAAATTGAACTACTTTCTTTTTAACTAACTAGTTAAATATTCACACAGGGCGCTAACAGCAGACTACAGCTTcatgatttacagtattttccacactataaggtgcaatggattataaggcgcaccgtcggCTTATGGGAAAATGAAATGCTTTTAGGTGTGctttatagtgcgaaaaatactgtaatccaaCGGTTCACCCGCGGACATGTTCATGGGTGTTTTAGTGTAACGCAGCTTCTATTGTCTAGAtattctgcttgttttttcagCTTGGCACCAACTTGGCTTGGAGTCTTCAGCATTATTGAAAATCCCTTATAATAACTTAGTGAATGTGTGTAAACACGTGTGTGAACAGGGTCCGTTTTACCTGGTAGTCCCTCTGTCTCACAGCCAGGTCCCCCCTGAACTTATAGATCTTCTGCTTCTCCAGAGGTTCTTCTGTGTCGAGAGCAGAACTGTCACAGAaccactgcagacacacaaaacaacaacatgaacacaacGCAAACAAATGAAGACATAGTACTTAAAGTATCGTCGTTTTTCAGCTTAAATACAAATGATTTAAGAAAGAACTGCTCGTTTATGACCCTAACGTTACACTGGTTCGTCTTGATTGAATGCAAATGGACGCATTTTGTTGGTGTGAAACGGGACTTAGGtttgtacattttatttcatgtgtgATTCTTGTTTCGAGTTTCGTTTCTTGCAAAATGTAAATCAAATTAACTTTAAGAAGCTAGTTAGATGACAAGCTAGCAGGTAAATCGCTCACTCTTAGCTAACTAACCACAAACTGAGtctattattttataatatattataatattttataataattattttataactATTTTATCTGTGGAGTTTTCCCGTAAAACAATCTGTTTATCCTCTTTTCGCCCATAGACCTCACAGCTTTCAGACCTGACATCGGTATGGTATGTTATGTTGTGGGCTGAAGTTCGGTCCAACCTCTGGTTCACACAGTTTTGCATCGTAGGTCGACAGCGCCACGGAGACTCGATCTCTCGCCTCTGCAAATATGGAGTCATCAAACGTGCTTCCCAGTAACTCCATCTGACGCCGAAAATACCCCAAATTAAAGACGTGAACGTGTTCCAGTTGCCTTTAGTACCGCTCACAAATTGTTTACATCCTGCTGGGAGAGAATTTACAATTCTACTATGGTGAAGCTCACCCGACCTACACTTTGATTGGTTGTACTAATATGTTTCCTGAATCTTAACCAATCAGCAAGTCAAACAATCACGACGACCAACCAGAGGCAGAGAGGGGGTGGAGTATGCCTTCGCCATAGTATGATTTGAACTGCGCTCGCGGTAACAATGCGACGTGCACATCTACACTGACATAGTACTTCCGGTCCAAAAAGATTCCGGAAGTTGATGAGAACAGGGGCGTGTCCTCACAGCACGTCAATACATGTATTCACCAAATACACTACAGTGCTTTACTCAACAAACATCTCAACAAACACTGTGTAAGGATAGTCTAAGCATATTTTGCTCTAAACTAAACAGAAAAGGGTTGACCCATGCATGAGtagacaaagttttttttttaatctatttcctCTGCAATAAGAGAAAATAACAAGAAATGTGTTCAAAAGTACATAACTAAAATAATGTGAATACAAGATTTAATCACAatagtcaaacaaaaataaatgtggcTGAATAAGATATATTTAATATGAATCTGATGCACGAATGCAAATCTGACAATTGTCAGCAATTAACAATACATTATAGATTTTTCCCAGAAGAGTTACAATATCAAAAGAAATGTGAGTCTTGAGAAATTTTAGTATCATGTAATAAtgctacagtatatttaattacacacaaagaacacaatgaTATAActtcaaacacatgaaaatgttACAACTGTGTATGTATGAGTTAAAATAGTGAGCAAACACATCATATTAATAGATTTGAGAGACAAGAGTTCCCCATGTGAATGGTGCTCTTTGTCAAAAGTACTTGAATGAAGATATTTTGTAGACAGCCAGTAAGTCAATTCGTCACCCAGATTTTTGCAGCTCTGTGCTCAGATCACATGTTGTCATTCCCATTAGTGAGTTTCATAAGTGAagattgtttttctctgtggtGTTCAGATTGGTCTTTGTATAAAAATATAGGGGAATATGTGACAATTCCTTTTACAGTTTAAAGATGGCaagttatatactgtactgtcaGTTTACCAGCAGCTATGTTATTATTGAAATGTATTATTGCTTGGTAATAAAGTAGGTGCCATATGAAACACACCAATGTCCCATCCTTCAGTACATTAAAGTCCTGAACACATAAATCATTTCCTCTTCTTAAATACTGGACTACATTCAGATACTGTGGAGTAatttacagaggaaaaaaaacaaaagaaacatttttctttatcttcatAGACTTTTTTAATGTGCCCTAGAGCTCATTCTTTGTATCCAGCATTCAAAAAGGCCATTAATATGCTTGTGCAAAAAATGAGCAACACATCAGATTCAGCTATGGACGAAAAAGAATGTTTACTGTGGAGGAGAAAACATAGCTTCAGATGATTAGATCAGATGGGGACAACTTCAATATTTGACAACTAGCACTGGGATACATTTGATGTATGCAACACCTTTCCAAAAGGCTGGGATAGGTTCATGTTTGCCAGTGGGTcacatccctttttttttgtttaagaaTACTCAATGTGTTGGATTAACAGACACTAAGTACTGAagttttaaaacatatttaggTTCCATTCTTGCTTGTTCAGTTCCTAAGCACGAGAATCTCTTGTCATGTTCCACGTTTGGGCCATGTATCTTCAATGAGGGGCAGGTATCAACTTTACGTAGGCTGATCTTTACTGTAAAGCCACACTGTTGTAAGGTGCTATCCGCTGCACCACATCAGATTCAGTCaaaactaaacacacaaaaacataagcATCCATCTTTTGATCAAAATTTATTGGGTTTTGTCCTCAAAcaagtataaaatataaatcatttCTAAATAAAGCTAGAAATCAAGCCAGACCCTCAATAACGACAgggattttaaattaaaacattgcaCAAATCATCTG contains:
- the c9h8orf76 gene encoding uncharacterized protein C8orf76 homolog gives rise to the protein MELLGSTFDDSIFAEARDRVSVALSTYDAKLCEPEWFCDSSALDTEEPLEKQKIYKFRGDLAVRQRDYQKALDAYSRCLEWIADNNLAIRRDVLEGMVRCCTSLGHRDRALELTDLLSKETSNSSHLISLLLLKVSVYQRFGSVGSKMSSLQQLCSLLPFNPWNWFNLGQTCLQLLENSRTSGSCSSWRCESVEEQIYRESEEEQEESTVLDKDRIWLKACVCFIRTRLLLRILRQQQSSFVLQRSENALQATEEALQQLNPKETTLQGVTEVMSEDLTADKMREDYQDGESIASLCVQSFKQRWWEKILLTGVLQTDGPSTPVAAGQT